The window AGGTTTCATAACGACCTATGGCAACCGGACACTCTACTGTTGCAATTGGCCGGCAATGGGTAATGCACTCTTGCAGTACAGGTTCTCGGGTGGCACGCTTATCTGCAATTTTATCCAATTCTTCTAATAGGGGATAATCAATCGTTTGTTCAACAGTCAGGTAACCACGGACAATGGCATGATACGTTTTCACTAACTGGTGATTTTCAAACTGTGCCGCCAGCAGCCTCGCGACATCACTCGATAACGCAAATAATAAAATCCCTGATGTCGGTCTATCTAGCCGATGAATGGGATAAACATATTGACCTATCTGATCACGCAATGTTTGCATAACAAATACAGTTTCTTTGCTATCTAACCAACTACGGTGAACTAGCATGCCTGCGGGCTTATTCACTGCAACCATGTCATCATCTTGATAAATGATTTCTAACATCAATCACCTGTCTGAATTAGTTGAAAAGAGGCTATCAAGTTCACGTAAATGCTCGAGGAGTACCAGATATTGTTGCTCTTCATCATGCTTGTACGCTTCTTCAAAATAGGGAGCGATAGCAAAACTGGTTGGTAGTGAGCCACCTTGGTCAATAATGGCTTGCAAACGAGGAATTAAAATCCATTGTAACCATTCCGATGCTTCCATGGTATCAATACAAAATGGCTCTACACTCTCAAAAGCTTCCTGTTTTGGCGGCTGTTCACGCCATAGTAATTTTAATTTCATTTCCTCTTCGAGATGACGAAGTTTTTCAATGATGCGCTGTTCTATATTCATAGTTAAACCTTTAAGCCTTTATGCTGCGAAATATACTGTACTTTTGCCAATAATTCTGTCGGATAAATGGGGTTGTTATACCGGATATGCAAGCTTACTTATTTCTATATAAATCAATTTAAAAACATGCACTTTAATAAGTTTCGTTGATGTTTTGTTAGGGTACATACAAATATAATAAAACGTTTTTTTTATTTAATTGAAATAATTAACAATAAAATGGTTTATCTATGGGATTACTAAAGCAGTGGCGCAAGGAAAACAAGGCTTGGAAGGCCTTCAGTAGTAAATATGTTAAGCTCAAACGACACATTCGTATTGCGAAGCTCCCTGCTGCGCAATATCAACAATATCAAGGCATGTGCCAAACATATCAAAGCGCCCAGTTTGCTTCTGCGATAGATGGAGTTCCCCATTTTATTGAACGCCCAATAAATAAGTATCTGCACAAAGCTTGGAGTGGAAAACAAAAATTGCTGACGGCAAGTTATACACTGGATTTAATTGAAAAAACCTTTACTCCAGAAGCCATTGAAGCAATGTTTTCTACCAAACGTAAAGGGTTAACCGTTGCAAATATCGAGTTAAAATCCGGTGATTTTGCACAACTGACCTTAATTTACTCACAATACCCACGGGAAGGCGATCTCACTTTACATCTACGCAATGAAACAGGTGATGATATTTATTTAATGAGTTTTTCATTTGGACCTGAAGGCCAGCTTTATATATGCTCACTTCAAGGCCCATCTACCGACCAGAGCGTTGAACAAGTTCGCTTAATCACTAAGCAGATGCATGGAATGAGACCCAAAAATTTATTGATGTCTGCTGTTTACGCGGTTGCCGCTTATTTTAAACGCACATCAATTCAGGGCATTTCAAACAATTGTCATATTAAGAGCCAGCACTTAAAATCGAGCTACGATACTTTTTGGCAAGAATGTGGTGCAACATTGACTTCTGATGGCTGGTATCAACTTCCGTTGCAAGAACCCACTCGCGATATCGAATCAGTAAAAAGCCAGCGTCGTGCTGAATTTCGCCGACGTGAAGCGCTGCGTGATGCAATGACCCAAGAGATTGTTGCATCGTTAACCTCACATTCAATTCGTTAACAATCAAGTCGCGAATTAAAACCATAAAAAAGCCAGCCGACCTAAATCAGACCGACTGGCTTAACTTTACATTTTAGATCCTAATGCATCCTGCAAAACGACATCCTATCGTTCAACATCCTGTTGAATAAAACAATTAAATAGGCCATTCCTGCCTATTAGCAGTCCATCGCTTTGTTTTTACATTTTTTATACACCATGTTGTGTATAAAAAGCTAAACGAACATACCCTGTCCAGCGGCATAAGAATGTATTAAATCAATTAATGAAACAACCTAGCTAAGCAAACAAAAATAAATTTAAAAAAAACGATATTGTCTCTCTTGGTAGTAACGCCATGAAATTAAAAGTTAAATAATTATCATTTCAATAAAATAAAATGAAGTTGAGCGATCACTTAACCAAATTGTAAGCTTTGGCTTACACTATTTATCGTAAAAGACTTACCCCAGAGGCTCGACGACTGGGATTAGTTCGTTAATAAAACTCGCTAGGTTGGGTGAAAGTACACGTCGTTCTTGGCTACCAAATTTTTCTAAAATCACTTCTCCCGTTAAATTACACAGCGAAATCATTTCAATTTCAGAGTCTATTGTGGCAATAAATAAGGTTGGAGATAATTTTAACCGTTTTTGAGTCACTAAATGACCAATTAAATTTTCTTGTAAACGAATAAAATCCTCTTCATTCCATACTTGTACCAAACTTAAGGTTATATCATGAAATGTCGCTTTCATGTCCCCTGCGAGCTGAGTCGTATAAAAATGATGAATATCATCTTGTAAACTGATATCCAAAGCGGTTGCGACTTTGTTTAAATGAGCATCTTTAGCTGGAAACGGTTGAGGCTCCCAATAAACCCAGTTTTCACCTGTTCTTACAATGCACGGGGAAGGAATACCATATAAATCAGTGGATGCAGGCGGTAACCCTGTTTGTTGTTTCCACGCTGAAATATAGTTTTGGGTAAAATGCTGTAACGCTTGAGAGAGTAATGTATTCATAATGATGTAATTTTTACGGCTAGCCTAAATTGAAAGACGCCAAAATGATGGATAAATGGTATTATGACAAATGTTTGCAGGCGAATAAAATGTACAACACATTCTGCTTTTTAGCCTTATTTGTTGATGAAGTATAAGGATCACTATGTCACACTACCAGAACAATCCCACCCTTGACAATTTAACCCTCGGAAAAAAAACGGCTTATCACGATCAATACAATGCCTCATTACTGCAACCTGTTCCGCGGAGTTTAAATCGTGATCCCCTGAATATTTACGCATCTGCATTGCCATTTCATGGGGCGGATATTTGGACCTTATATGAACTTTCTTGGCTAAATCAACGTGGCGTTCCCCAAGTGGCAATTGGTTCGATAAGTGTTAACGCGGCAAGTGAAAACCTCATTGAATCGAAAAGTTTTAAGTTGTATCTCAATAGTTTTAACCAAACTCGCTTTGAAACTTGGGAAAATGTGCGAAGCGTTTTGCAAAATGATTTAAGCCGCTGTGCTAATGGTGAAGTTGACGTTACACTTCATAAGCTAGAGGCATTTTCTCATCAGGCAATCCAGCCATTACGTGGGCAGTGTATTGATGAGCAAGATATTAGTATCGAACATTACGAGTTTAACCGGGATTACTTAGCGGGTTCGACTCAAGAACAGGTGGTTGAGGAAACATTAGTCAGCCATTTACTAAAATCGAATTGTTTGATTACCAATCAACCAGATTGGGGCTCTGTACAAATTCATTATCATGGTCCTAAAATCAACCATGAAGCACTTTTACGGTATTTAGTTTCGTTCCGTCATCATAATGAATTTCATGAGCAATGTGTTGAGCGGATTTTTAACGATATTATGCAATTGTGTAAACCTCAGAAACTCAGTGTTTACGCACGCTATACCCGCCGTGGGGGGCTAGATATTAACCCATGGCGTAGCAATGAAAGTTTTGAACCTGAACTTGGTCGCTTAGCGCGCCAATAATATGCATGTAGTTAAAAATGCTTGAAAAACAGTTGAAATGTAAATGCGATCATGCATTTGCAGTACAATTCACCTATCAAGAACCCATGGGGTAAAGGAGTACTACTTGATTACGCATATCAGTCCATTAGGATCTATGGATCTACTCTCGCAACTTGAAGTTGACATGCTTAAGCGCACTGCAAGTAGCGATTTATACCAGTTATTTAGAAATTGCTCATTGGCGGTTTTGCACTCAGGTAGCCTTACTGATAGCAGTAAAGAGCTGCTAGAAAAAAGTAAAAACTTTGATATCAACGTATTACGCCGTGAACGTGGTGTTAAGCTTGAACTTATCGAACCACCAGAAAAAGCATTTGTCGACGGGAAGATCATTCGGACTTTACAAGCGAATCTCTTTGCGGTTTTGCGTGATATTTTATTCGTTCATGCACAAATTAACCAAGCCAAAGCACAATTTCATTTTGATACTGGCAATGGCACGCATATCACTAATATGATTTTCTCTATCTTGAGAAATGCCCACGCTTTGCATGTTGGTGATGAGCCAAGCATGATTGTCTGTTGGGGGGGGCACTCAATTAATGAAATTGAATATCAATATGCCCGCAAAGTGGGTAACGAACTAGGTTTACGTGAACTGAACATCTGCACAGGTTGTGGACCGGGTGCGATGGAAGCACCAATGAAAGGGGCTGCTGTCGGTCATGCACAGCAACAGTATAAAGATAGCCGTTTCATCGGGTTAACTGAACCTTCGATCATCGCTGCTGAGCCACCTAACCCATTGGTTAACGAATTAATCATTATGCCTGATATCGAAAAACGTTTAGAAGCGTTTGTTCGTTTAGGTCACGGTATTATTATTTTCCCGGGTGGGGTGGGTACTGCTGAAGAATTGCTGTATTTACTGGGGATTTTGATGGATCCGGCAAATAAAGAGCAAGTTCTGCCGCTCATTTTAACGGGTCCAAAAGAGAGCGCGGAATACTTTGAAGTACTCGATGACTTTATCCGTCATACCTTAGGAGATGCAGCGAGCAAACATTACCAAATCATTATCGATGATGCCCAAGAAGTGGCTCGAGTAATGAAAAGAAGCATGCCGCAAGTCAAAGAAAATCGTCGTAGCACAGGCGATGCATATAGCTTCAATTGGTCAATTAAAATTGCGCACGATCTACAACATCCGTTCGAACCGACTCATAAAAATATGGCGTCACTGAACCTTCATCCAGGGCAAGCCCCTGAGAAATTGGCTTCAGATTTACGCCGCGCATTCTCTGGTATCGTTGCCGGTAACGTGAAAGAGTTTGGGATGAAAGCGATTGAAAAACACGGCCCATTCAAAATTCATGGCGATAGCGAACTGATGAAGCGTATGGATGTGTTATTACAAGGGTTTGTTGAACAGCATCGTATGAAATTACCCGGTGGTAGTGCCTATGAACCTTGCTATGAAATCGTGAAATAAATAAATGATGGCGTATTTATGATCCATTTGTTGATTATCGATGCATTAAATTTAATACGCCGTATCCACGCGGTGCAAGGAAGCCCGTGTGGAGAAACCTGTATGTCTGCAATATCACAGCTGATAGCGCATACGGAGGCCACACATATTGTGGCAGTATTTGATGAAGAAGGTCGTCATCAAAGCTGGCGTCATGAAAAGCTGCCCGATTACAAAGCGGGTCGTCAGCCGATGCCTGAAGATCTGCATACTGAACTCCCTACCTTAATGGCCTTATTTAAGGAAAAAGGGATTCACTGCTGGCAATCGGAAGGGGATGAAGCCGACGATTTGGCTGCCACATTAGCAACGCGAATTGCGGGAGCTGGGCATACCGTGACTATCGTATCCACGGATAAAGGTTATTGCCAACTACTTTCACCTAATCTGCGAATTCGTGATTATTTTCAAAAGCGCTGGCTAGATATCCCTTTTATTGATAAAGAGTTTGGGGTCTCTCCTGAGCAGCTTCCTGATTATTGGGGCCTAGCAGGCATTAGTAGCAGCAAGGTTCCCGGCGTTGCAGGCATTGGCCCCAAAAGTGCGACAGCGCTATTGCAGCAATATCACTCCATTGAAAATTTATTTGCTAATTTAGATAAGCTTGAAGATAAATGGCAAAAAAAGCTATCGGGGAAACAAGAGATTGCGCTAGTTTGCCGTGATATTGCCACACTGAGAACTGATATTGAGTTAAAAGGAAACTTAAATCAGTTGCGTTATACACCCTGCGGATAGAAACAAAAAGACCACTTCATAAATTAATGAGTGGCCTTTTTATTCAATCAATTAATAATATTCACGCGCCATTGGGTTTGCTGACCAAATACGCATTACATGCACAGTCACTTCTTCTCTATCATGATAAAGCTGCTTAGCTTGGATCAGGGCATTTACACCGCTCTCTTTAAGCTGAAGCTGCATCTTTTCTAAGATATGAGAAACTTCTTCATAACGCTTTTTCATTGGCAGTTTTAGATTAAAAATTGCCTCACGGCACCAACCTTTTATTAGCCAATCCGTCATCAATGCCGCAACTTTTGCTGGTTTTTCAACCATATCACATACTAGCCATGTAATATTTTGCGATGTTGGTTGGAACTTAAAGCCGTCTACTCGGTGGTGAGTTACCTGCCCTGTTTCCATCAAGCTTTCTGCCATAGGACCATTATCAACTGCATGAACCATCATACTGCGTTTAACCAGTTGGTAAGTCCATCCCCCCGGACACGCCCCTAAATCCACGGCTTTCATTCCACCAGCGAGTCGTTCATCCCACTCTTCATAAGGGATAAAGACGTGGAAAGCTTCCTCAAGTTTCAAGGTTGAACGGCTCGGAGCATCTGACGGAAATTTTAAACGTGGGATGCCCATATAAAAATTCGAACTATTATTGGTATATGAATAGCCGGTATAACAGCACCCTGGTGCAATGAAAAATACGTGGATCACAGGGCGCTTAAAGTTTTCAAGCGGAAGTAAGATTTTTTCTTTACGCAGCGCATTTCGTAAAGGCACCGTAAACTTACGACAAAACTTCATCAGTTCTTTTGATTCGTTGGTGTCCGCCACTTCTACACGAATATCTCCGGCTCTCACCACTTGTTGGCTTAGAGCGCTGACTATTGGCGTGATACGATCTTCAGGTGGCAAGTCTTTTAATAAATCACCAACGACAATCATCTGGCGAGCAAAAATTAGCTCACGAAAAGGTAATGTCCGCGCGAGTGTGTCCGCATCTTCTGCTTGATAGCACTCAAAAATGACATAACCACTATTCTCTTTAACACGGGCAAAACCATAAATTTCTTTTTGCCCTGCTTTATCCGTAATCTCTGCTGCGCACTCTTTTTCAAAGCCTGGTCGACAATAAAGTGCAATCTTATTACTCATTGCGTGACGCCGATTTCCTTAGACGCATAGCGCCAATTACTACTAACAACCAACCAATTAGGAAACAAACTCCCCCTATTGGCGTAAAATAAGAAAAGTATTTTACCTGCAATAGGGCCATACAATAAAGGCTACCACTAAAAAGAAGTATTCCAACAGAGAAAAAAACACCTGACCAATAAAACCACAAGATCACTTTGCGTAATAAAATCGCACCTAGCACCATTAACGTGACAGTGTGCAACATTTGATAACGTAATCCTGTTTCAATCCAGTCCATTTGATGGACACTCATGATTGACGATAATGCATGAGAACCAATAGCCCCAAAAGCAACAGTAAAAAAGCCACTGATTCCAGCAAAAATTAACATCAAACGACTATTCACAGTAACACCTTTTATATTTAAATACTTGATTACTGAATAAGCGCCACATCCTGGTCACCCGTAATAAACCCCAATTTCTCCTGCTCACTCGCAGCTTGCGCAAGGATCCACTGACGGAACGCAGCTATTTTCCCTAAATCTGCCTGACTTTCTTGGCAGACTAAATAAAACGCATTTTTACTAACTAACACCTCACTAAAGGGACAAACTAATCGCCCTGCGTCAATTTCATTCTTTGCCATTACATTATTAGTCAATGCAACACCTTGCCCATGTACTGCCGCTTGGATCACCATTGCACTATGACTAAAAATAGGACCTTGCTGTACATTGACGATATTTTGTAACTCCAGTTGCTTAACATACGCTTGCCAGTCTTTACGTGAAGAATCATGTAACAGTGTATGCTTAGCTAAGTCCTCTGGATTTTTTAACTGATTATCTCCAGTCATTAATGACGGGGAACAAACTGGCATCAAATATTCGGCATACAGCCTATCCGTTCTTAAACCAGTCCAGTTTCCTCGACCATAAAAAATGGCGACATCGACATCATCAGCGAGTTTATCTTCTTCTCTATCAACTGCTTGGATCCTTACGTCAATACCTGGATAAGCTTGGTTAAACCCAGATAGCCTAGGTACCAACCATTGAATAGCAAAACTTGGAGATAGACTTACCGTGAGAGCCCCCTTGGCACTCCGAGCTTGCAACTTACGGGTCGCTTCATTTAAAGAAGAAAATATTTCTTTAATATCTAGGTAATAGCTCTGGCCTTCTTCCGTTAATAGCAATGAACGATTACGTCGCCGAAATAGCTTCAACCCAAGGAAATCTTCCAAACTTTTCATTTGGTGACTCACTGCGGCTTGGGTGACAAATAATTCTTCTGCTGCCTTAGTAAAACTTAAATGACGTGCAGCAGCATCAAACACTCTCAGGGCATTCAGTGGCGGTAATCTTTTAGACATAATCACTTCGACTCGGCATCTTGTTATTCATTAGTTTTTTTCATCCGAAGCATTATAATTTGTCCCTTGAGGATCTGCCAGTAAATACCTATAGTATGCGCACTTCCTAAGCCGGAACGAAAAGTTACAGAGTTTAGTTACTTTGAAACTTTTGGCTTTGTGGTTGTGATGTTGTGTTTGCAAGTTGTCTGGTTGAACCAGACTTTGTAGCTTTTGCTACTGTTTTTTTCACTTCCTGTACATTTACCCTGTCTGTCCATAGTGATTTTTATAGTGCACCGCCAAAACGCGGTGCTTTTTTTTTTTGCTTTTTTACTGAAATCTACGTTAAAGAAAATAAGCAATTTAACTTAGTAAATACAAATAGCTATATATAATTACTAGTGTACCGAAAAAACTTTAAGTTAGATATTTAAGATAATTCCTGAAAATGATTCAATTTATGCTTCTCAAAAAAGGAGTCACAAAGAAAAAGAGACAGATTGCGCTACAACGCTCTGAATCACTCTAGAAAATCATTTTTTAACTAATGCTAATAAGTAATACCAAACGTAACAAAATATTTCAATGTTTTGATTGAAAATCACAAGTTTAAATTAATCAAAAAATAATCAATAATGTACGGATAAATGTACATCTCTGTAGACAAGGCTCACAACCTTCAGGCAACACAGATAATATTGACTAAAAAGAAAAAATCCATGGATCATTTTAGTGCTACCCCATTTCGCCAAGCATTTCCTGCAATAAACTCCTCAACACTATTTTTTGATAGTGCAGCAACGGCATTGAAACCCCTTGCGATGATTGAGGCTTCGAACGATTACTATCGTTTATCTGGAAGTTCGGTCTACCGCGGACAATCCCCCGAGTCATTAAAATTGACCCGCGACTATGAACTTGGTCGCATTCGAGCTGCAAAATTCATCAATGCAGCCAGCGAAAAAAATATTATTTGGACGCGTGGTACAACTGAGTCAATTAATTTAATTGCTCAAAGTTATTTTCGCCCTATATTACAAGCTGGTGATGAAATTATTGTTAGTGAAATAGAGCACCATTCAAACTTATTACCGTGGATGATCGTTGCTAAGCAAACAGGGGCTAAAGTTATAAAATGGCCAATGGAAAAAGACGCGTCGTTAAATATTGATAAACTAAAACCACTGCTAACTAACAAAACCAAAGCTATTGCTATCACTCAAATGTCGAATGTCACTGGTTTCCAGCCTGATGTAGCCGCAATCACCCACCTCGCACATCAAATAGGTGCTCGCGTTATCGTTGACGGTGCACAAGGTGTTGTACACTGCCCAATCGATGTGAGTACTGAAGATATCGATTTTTATGTGTTTTCCGCCCATAAACTTTATGGTCCAACGGGGCTTGGTGTGTGTTATGGCAAAACGGAATTATTAGAAGCAATGGCACCTTGGCATGGTGGTGGAAAAATGTTGACTGAAGTGAACTTTGAAAGTTTCACACCCGCCCCCATTCCCCAGTGTTTTGAAGCCGGCACTCCCAATATTGCGGGGGTTATTGCATTCTCCGCCGTCCTAGAATGGGTAGCAGCTATCGATTTAGCGCAAGCAGAGGCTTACACTTGCTCACTTATTGAATATGCAAATAGAAAGCTCTCACACATTCCAGGTTTTATTCGTTATAGTGTGCCTAATTCGCCTTTACTCTCATTTAATTTTGCCGGTATTCATCATAGCGATTTAGGCATGCTATTGACTGAACAGCATATTGCATTACGCTATGGGCAGCATTGTGCCCAACCTTTAATGGATGCCTTGAATATTAGTGGCTGCATACGCATCTCAGCGATGCCATACAATAATCTGCAAGATATTGATAAACTTATAAAAGCCGTCACATTTTCACTTTCAATACTCAATGACTAAATCAATATTAAAGATAAAAAAGGAAGCCTAATGACTTCGACTAAACATGAACTTGCTCCGCACCCTTTTGGTACAGAGATTGGAATTCAAGAAATAGTTGAACAGTTTTCCACACACAAAGCATGGGAAGATAAGTACCGTCTACTTATCCAATTTGCGCGGCAATTACCCGCGTTAACTGACGAAGAAAAACAGCACACTCAAGAAGTGAAGGGTTGCGAAAACCGTGTATGGATTGGCGCATTAATCAATGATGATGAAACTTTTCATTTTTATGGTGACAGTGAAGGTCGCGTAGTAAAGGGACTTTTCGCTATCTTATTAGCGGCTATTGAACAAAAAACAGCAAAAGAGATCTTGGCAATTGATTTTAATGAGCTACTAGAAAAAACAGGTTTACTCGGCCAACTCAGTGGTTCACGCCAAAATGGTATTCAGTCACTAATTACAGTCATTCAAAATATTGCCAATGAAATGACACCCGCCTAATCAATGAAAGAGGCTATCTATCGCAATAGCCTCTTTATTTATTCATCTTTTTTCAGCGTCTCTTTGTGCCTTAGCCATCATTTTTTTCAACGCGTGGGCGACAGCAATAAAACCAAAACTTGCCGTTACCATTGTCACTGCACCAAAACCTGAGGCGCAATCCATTCGTTTTGACCCCTCTGCGGTACTTTTAGCCGCACAGACAGTGCCATCACTTTGTGGATAAACAAGCTGTTCAGTGGAAAATACGCAATCAATCCCTAATTTACCTTTGCCATTTTTAACCACCTTAAAATCTGACTTTAACCGCTCACGAAGTTTTGCTGCTAATGGGTCTTGAATGGTTTTCGCCAAATCTGCCACTTGTATTTGTGTTGGATCCATTTGACCACCTGCTCCTCCCGTCGTGATCACTGGGACTTTAAAGCGCCTACAATAAGCCAGTAGCGCCGCT of the Providencia rettgeri genome contains:
- the truC gene encoding tRNA pseudouridine(65) synthase TruC, producing the protein MLEIIYQDDDMVAVNKPAGMLVHRSWLDSKETVFVMQTLRDQIGQYVYPIHRLDRPTSGILLFALSSDVARLLAAQFENHQLVKTYHAIVRGYLTVEQTIDYPLLEELDKIADKRATREPVLQECITHCRPIATVECPVAIGRYETSRFSLVELIPQTGRKHQLRRHMSHLRHPIIGDSKHGDLRQNRGVTEHFSVSRLMLHASQLNLSHPITEENISLVAPWDAQWLSLVDQFGWSTQVANLGMKVIN
- a CDS encoding YqcC family protein encodes the protein MNIEQRIIEKLRHLEEEMKLKLLWREQPPKQEAFESVEPFCIDTMEASEWLQWILIPRLQAIIDQGGSLPTSFAIAPYFEEAYKHDEEQQYLVLLEHLRELDSLFSTNSDR
- a CDS encoding DUF535 family protein; its protein translation is MGLLKQWRKENKAWKAFSSKYVKLKRHIRIAKLPAAQYQQYQGMCQTYQSAQFASAIDGVPHFIERPINKYLHKAWSGKQKLLTASYTLDLIEKTFTPEAIEAMFSTKRKGLTVANIELKSGDFAQLTLIYSQYPREGDLTLHLRNETGDDIYLMSFSFGPEGQLYICSLQGPSTDQSVEQVRLITKQMHGMRPKNLLMSAVYAVAAYFKRTSIQGISNNCHIKSQHLKSSYDTFWQECGATLTSDGWYQLPLQEPTRDIESVKSQRRAEFRRREALRDAMTQEIVASLTSHSIR
- the syd gene encoding SecY-interacting protein; this encodes MNTLLSQALQHFTQNYISAWKQQTGLPPASTDLYGIPSPCIVRTGENWVYWEPQPFPAKDAHLNKVATALDISLQDDIHHFYTTQLAGDMKATFHDITLSLVQVWNEEDFIRLQENLIGHLVTQKRLKLSPTLFIATIDSEIEMISLCNLTGEVILEKFGSQERRVLSPNLASFINELIPVVEPLG
- the queF gene encoding NADPH-dependent 7-cyano-7-deazaguanine reductase QueF (Catalyzes the NADPH-dependent reduction of 7-cyano-7-deazaguanine (preQ0) to 7-aminomethyl-7-deazaguanine (preQ1) in queuosine biosynthesis), giving the protein MSHYQNNPTLDNLTLGKKTAYHDQYNASLLQPVPRSLNRDPLNIYASALPFHGADIWTLYELSWLNQRGVPQVAIGSISVNAASENLIESKSFKLYLNSFNQTRFETWENVRSVLQNDLSRCANGEVDVTLHKLEAFSHQAIQPLRGQCIDEQDISIEHYEFNRDYLAGSTQEQVVEETLVSHLLKSNCLITNQPDWGSVQIHYHGPKINHEALLRYLVSFRHHNEFHEQCVERIFNDIMQLCKPQKLSVYARYTRRGGLDINPWRSNESFEPELGRLARQ
- the ppnN gene encoding nucleotide 5'-monophosphate nucleosidase PpnN → MITHISPLGSMDLLSQLEVDMLKRTASSDLYQLFRNCSLAVLHSGSLTDSSKELLEKSKNFDINVLRRERGVKLELIEPPEKAFVDGKIIRTLQANLFAVLRDILFVHAQINQAKAQFHFDTGNGTHITNMIFSILRNAHALHVGDEPSMIVCWGGHSINEIEYQYARKVGNELGLRELNICTGCGPGAMEAPMKGAAVGHAQQQYKDSRFIGLTEPSIIAAEPPNPLVNELIIMPDIEKRLEAFVRLGHGIIIFPGGVGTAEELLYLLGILMDPANKEQVLPLILTGPKESAEYFEVLDDFIRHTLGDAASKHYQIIIDDAQEVARVMKRSMPQVKENRRSTGDAYSFNWSIKIAHDLQHPFEPTHKNMASLNLHPGQAPEKLASDLRRAFSGIVAGNVKEFGMKAIEKHGPFKIHGDSELMKRMDVLLQGFVEQHRMKLPGGSAYEPCYEIVK
- the xni gene encoding flap endonuclease Xni — translated: MIHLLIIDALNLIRRIHAVQGSPCGETCMSAISQLIAHTEATHIVAVFDEEGRHQSWRHEKLPDYKAGRQPMPEDLHTELPTLMALFKEKGIHCWQSEGDEADDLAATLATRIAGAGHTVTIVSTDKGYCQLLSPNLRIRDYFQKRWLDIPFIDKEFGVSPEQLPDYWGLAGISSSKVPGVAGIGPKSATALLQQYHSIENLFANLDKLEDKWQKKLSGKQEIALVCRDIATLRTDIELKGNLNQLRYTPCG
- the rlmM gene encoding 23S rRNA (cytidine(2498)-2'-O)-methyltransferase RlmM produces the protein MSNKIALYCRPGFEKECAAEITDKAGQKEIYGFARVKENSGYVIFECYQAEDADTLARTLPFRELIFARQMIVVGDLLKDLPPEDRITPIVSALSQQVVRAGDIRVEVADTNESKELMKFCRKFTVPLRNALRKEKILLPLENFKRPVIHVFFIAPGCCYTGYSYTNNSSNFYMGIPRLKFPSDAPSRSTLKLEEAFHVFIPYEEWDERLAGGMKAVDLGACPGGWTYQLVKRSMMVHAVDNGPMAESLMETGQVTHHRVDGFKFQPTSQNITWLVCDMVEKPAKVAALMTDWLIKGWCREAIFNLKLPMKKRYEEVSHILEKMQLQLKESGVNALIQAKQLYHDREEVTVHVMRIWSANPMAREYY
- a CDS encoding DUF423 domain-containing protein, with the protein product MNSRLMLIFAGISGFFTVAFGAIGSHALSSIMSVHQMDWIETGLRYQMLHTVTLMVLGAILLRKVILWFYWSGVFFSVGILLFSGSLYCMALLQVKYFSYFTPIGGVCFLIGWLLVVIGAMRLRKSASRNE
- a CDS encoding transcriptional regulator GcvA, which encodes MSKRLPPLNALRVFDAAARHLSFTKAAEELFVTQAAVSHQMKSLEDFLGLKLFRRRNRSLLLTEEGQSYYLDIKEIFSSLNEATRKLQARSAKGALTVSLSPSFAIQWLVPRLSGFNQAYPGIDVRIQAVDREEDKLADDVDVAIFYGRGNWTGLRTDRLYAEYLMPVCSPSLMTGDNQLKNPEDLAKHTLLHDSSRKDWQAYVKQLELQNIVNVQQGPIFSHSAMVIQAAVHGQGVALTNNVMAKNEIDAGRLVCPFSEVLVSKNAFYLVCQESQADLGKIAAFRQWILAQAASEQEKLGFITGDQDVALIQ
- the csdA gene encoding cysteine desulfurase CsdA; this translates as MDHFSATPFRQAFPAINSSTLFFDSAATALKPLAMIEASNDYYRLSGSSVYRGQSPESLKLTRDYELGRIRAAKFINAASEKNIIWTRGTTESINLIAQSYFRPILQAGDEIIVSEIEHHSNLLPWMIVAKQTGAKVIKWPMEKDASLNIDKLKPLLTNKTKAIAITQMSNVTGFQPDVAAITHLAHQIGARVIVDGAQGVVHCPIDVSTEDIDFYVFSAHKLYGPTGLGVCYGKTELLEAMAPWHGGGKMLTEVNFESFTPAPIPQCFEAGTPNIAGVIAFSAVLEWVAAIDLAQAEAYTCSLIEYANRKLSHIPGFIRYSVPNSPLLSFNFAGIHHSDLGMLLTEQHIALRYGQHCAQPLMDALNISGCIRISAMPYNNLQDIDKLIKAVTFSLSILND
- the csdE gene encoding cysteine desulfurase sulfur acceptor subunit CsdE, yielding MTSTKHELAPHPFGTEIGIQEIVEQFSTHKAWEDKYRLLIQFARQLPALTDEEKQHTQEVKGCENRVWIGALINDDETFHFYGDSEGRVVKGLFAILLAAIEQKTAKEILAIDFNELLEKTGLLGQLSGSRQNGIQSLITVIQNIANEMTPA
- the tcdA gene encoding tRNA cyclic N6-threonylcarbamoyladenosine(37) synthase TcdA translates to MQTKLSDAWMQRFAGIGRLYGQQALHLFARSHICVVGVGGVGVWAAEALARSGIGKITLIDMDDICVTNTNRQLHAVKSTIGLPKVDVMKARILEINPECVVNVIDDFITVDNVAQYFSTGFDYVIDAIDSVRPKAALLAYCRRFKVPVITTGGAGGQMDPTQIQVADLAKTIQDPLAAKLRERLKSDFKVVKNGKGKLGIDCVFSTEQLVYPQSDGTVCAAKSTAEGSKRMDCASGFGAVTMVTASFGFIAVAHALKKMMAKAQRDAEKR